The Planctomycetia bacterium genome contains a region encoding:
- a CDS encoding HD domain-containing protein, with protein sequence MNLRIRLRIATDAARRMRSSPDLNYALAKHQAARLLCPDGIAARDLPSDGEVREELELLVPGLTPIDAPAAEVVTSVDRFRTYRLLLTALEPVQQSRRTHPEGDALYHSLQVFDLAREELPYDEEFLLAALLHDVGKAISPGNHVVAGLEALSGTITERTSWFIEHHPDAHALRGGTLGVRSLRRLQASPDFEELLMLGKCDRQGRQIGVLVPDVDEALAYVAELAAECGEE encoded by the coding sequence GTGAATCTGCGAATCAGGCTACGGATTGCGACCGACGCCGCTCGGCGGATGCGCTCGTCGCCGGACTTGAATTACGCGTTGGCCAAACACCAGGCGGCGCGGCTTCTCTGCCCGGACGGCATCGCCGCGCGGGACTTGCCGTCGGACGGCGAGGTACGCGAGGAACTGGAACTGCTGGTCCCGGGCCTCACGCCAATAGACGCACCTGCCGCGGAGGTTGTGACTTCGGTCGATCGCTTTCGCACCTATCGTTTGCTGCTGACAGCCCTCGAGCCGGTGCAGCAATCCCGCCGGACGCACCCCGAGGGGGATGCGCTTTATCACAGCCTGCAGGTGTTCGACCTGGCGCGCGAAGAGCTTCCCTACGACGAGGAATTCCTCCTGGCCGCCTTGCTTCATGACGTGGGCAAGGCGATCTCGCCGGGAAATCATGTCGTCGCCGGGCTGGAAGCGCTATCCGGAACAATCACGGAACGCACTTCCTGGTTCATCGAGCATCACCCAGATGCCCACGCGCTACGCGGCGGGACGCTGGGAGTGCGGTCGCTGCGTCGCCTGCAGGCGTCGCCGGATTTCGAGGAGCTACTGATGCTCGGAAAGTGCGACCGACAAGGACGACAGATCGGCGTGCTCGTCCCGGATGTGGACGAGGCGCTCGCGTATGTGGCTGAGTTGGCGGCGGAATGCGGCGAGGAGTAG
- a CDS encoding lactate/malate dehydrogenase family protein — protein sequence MKVSIIGGAGLVGSCTGFALQTGQVVREIAMLDVNADGAAGQALDLLHGATLMADQVITGGGYEHIPTSDVICITAGLRRKPDESRLDLINRNVDLFLGILDGITKAGYRQDAVVVVVSNPVDVLTYLAAKKLKLPAKQVIGLGTQLDTIRFRSLIAQKLGAAPTQVSALILGEHGDSMVPIWSSATVGGLPIDKQSGWNPHVANELFTRTKGSGAEVIKLKGGAGFAVGLAIQEVIESIALDRRRVLPVSSVQNGCYGIRDVSISVPTVVGRAGVLATQEIELWPKEVQALRHSATVLRETVDTVMKRVGS from the coding sequence ATGAAAGTCAGCATCATCGGCGGCGCCGGTCTCGTCGGCTCCTGCACCGGCTTTGCCTTGCAGACCGGTCAGGTCGTTCGCGAGATCGCCATGTTGGACGTCAACGCCGACGGCGCGGCCGGTCAGGCGCTCGATCTGTTGCACGGCGCCACCCTGATGGCCGACCAGGTCATCACCGGGGGCGGCTATGAGCACATCCCCACGAGCGACGTAATCTGCATCACCGCCGGCCTGCGCCGCAAGCCGGACGAGAGCCGGCTCGACTTGATCAATCGCAACGTCGATTTGTTCCTGGGCATTCTGGACGGCATCACCAAGGCCGGTTATCGCCAGGACGCCGTGGTGGTCGTCGTATCGAACCCCGTCGACGTGCTCACGTACCTCGCCGCCAAAAAGCTGAAGCTGCCCGCCAAGCAGGTCATCGGCCTCGGGACGCAGTTGGACACGATTCGCTTCCGCAGCTTGATCGCGCAGAAACTCGGCGCGGCGCCGACGCAGGTTTCCGCGCTGATCCTCGGCGAACACGGCGACAGCATGGTGCCGATCTGGTCGAGTGCCACCGTGGGCGGTCTGCCGATCGACAAGCAATCCGGCTGGAATCCGCACGTGGCGAACGAATTGTTCACCCGCACGAAAGGCTCTGGCGCGGAAGTCATCAAGCTCAAGGGCGGCGCCGGGTTCGCCGTCGGCCTGGCGATTCAGGAAGTCATCGAGTCGATCGCCCTCGACCGTCGCCGCGTCTTGCCCGTCTCCAGCGTGCAAAACGGCTGCTACGGCATCCGCGACGTCTCGATCAGCGTCCCGACAGTCGTCGGCCGCGCCGGTGTGCTTGCCACGCAGGAAATCGAACTCTGGCCCAAAGAAGTTCAAGCTCTGCGCCACAGCGCCACGGTGCTGCGAGAAACCGTCGACACGGTGATGAAGCGGGTGGGATCATAG